Proteins found in one Paralichthys olivaceus isolate ysfri-2021 chromosome 19, ASM2471397v2, whole genome shotgun sequence genomic segment:
- the hebp2 gene encoding heme-binding protein 2 translates to MLKALGQALFSTGLQNPKFTAAEENKAQDYEIRTYHATKWVSTSLSGMQLDAAMKDGFRRLFSYIQGNNHNKVKVEMTAPVTCRVDPGAGPACESQFTVSFYVPEEHQENPPEPSDPQVFVEHREEFTAYVRTYGGFSNENMKREELLKLIESLQRDGVPFVDKPYYTVGYDAPFKLTNRRNEVWVLKKEEQH, encoded by the exons ATGCTGAAAGCTCTGGGACAAGCTCTGTTCTCCACCGGACTACAAAACCCCAAATTCACTGCGGCGGAGGAAAACAAg gcaCAAGACTATGAGATCCGCACCTACCACGCCACCAAGTGGGTGAGCACGTCTCTGAGCGGGATGCAGCTGGACGCAGCCATGAAAGATGGCTTCCGCAGACTCTTCAGCTACATCCAGGGCAACAACCACAACA AGGTCAAAGTGGAGATGACGGCCCCTGTGACGTGCCGCGTCGACCCAGGAGCCGGCCCTGCCTGCGAGTCTCAGTTCACCGTGTCCTTCTACGTCCCGGAGGAGCATCAGGAAAACCCACCGGAGCCGAGCGACCCGCAGGTGTTTGTGGAGCACAGGGAGGAGTTCACTGCTTATGTCAG GACGTACGGTGGCTTCTCCAATGAGAACATGAAGCGAGAAGAGCTCCTGAAACTTATTGAGAGCCTGCAGAGGGACGGCGTCCCGTTCGTGGACAAGCCGTACTACACAGTCGGGTACGACGCCCCCTTCAAACTGACCAACCGCAGGAACGAGGTCTGGGTCCTGAAGAAAGAAGAGCAGCACTAG
- the cmtr1 gene encoding cap-specific mRNA (nucleoside-2'-O-)-methyltransferase 1 has protein sequence MKRRAEAPPAPQKGTKLCREDSSSDEESQLSRQDSSQNDSLSDQEDHRPGFSMPSISSFDEQDTDAPSDNSSKFSMYNSVSQKLMAKMGFRVGEGLGKFGQGRKEIVEASTQRGRRGLGLTLQGFQGELNVDWRDEPEPNAVEKVDWFPECTTETPDADELRDWMILGQRKLKIEDETEFCTEDLLHTLLRCKTVFDDLEGEEMRRARTRSNPYETIRGGIFLNRAAMKMANLDYCFDHMFTNPKDSKGTPLTKDREGELLYFGDVCAGPGGFSEYILWRRRWHAKGFGMTLKGPCDFKLEDFFAAPSELFEPYYGEGGVDGDGDITRPENVTAFRNFVLESTERRGLHFLMADGGFSVEGQENIQEILSKQLLLCQSLTALSTLRTGGHFVCKTFDLFTPFSVGLVYLMYLCFDRISLFKPITSRPANSERYIVCRGLKPGSDAVREYMFRVNLKLNQLRNSDRDVTDLVPLSIIKEDTDFYQFMVNSNEKLCVVQIKALAKIHAFVVDSDLSETRQADIRKECLKLWGVPDKARVTPAPSDPKSKFYELIKNLNVESFQCKLTPLNSTTLDKMRHILDHKCIVGGGEQIFLLALGKSQIYTWDGKMPVRWRKLENFKLELPRDSLLSVEIVQELKGEGKAQRRINAVHVMDALILNGTDVRDQHFNQRIRMAEKFVKAVAKPSRPDMNPIRVKEVYRLEEMEKIFVRLEMKVTKSSGGIPRLSYTGRDDRHFLPTGLYIIKTISEPWTIAYSKNSKMKFFYNKITKESTYVMPPNCAAPFHVCHSERLFWAWVDGVIVHDSQTRVDPEKLSKNNVLSFIHQNYHP, from the exons ATGAAGAGAAGAGCCGAAGCACCGCCAGCCCCTCAGAAGGGGACAAAGTTGTGTCGGGAAGACAGCAGCTCGGACGAGGAGTCACAATTATCCAGACAAG ACTCCAGTCAGAATGACTCCCTCAGTGACCAGGAGGATCACAGACCAGGGTTCTCCATGCCCTCCATATCATCCTTTGATGAACAAGACACAGACGCCCCCTCAGACAACTCCTCCAAGTTCTCTATGTACAACAGTGTGTCACAGAAGCTCATG GCCAAGATGGGTTTCCGTGTGGGCGAGGGTCTAGGGAAATTTGGTCAGGGACGCAAGGAGATCGTGGAGGCTTCGACTCAGCGAGGAAGAAGGGGTCTGGGCCTCACGCTGCAGGGCTTTCAGGGGGAGCTCAATGTCGACTGGCGCGATGAACCAGAG CCCAATGCCGTAGAGAAGGTAGATTGGTTCCCAGAATGCACCACAGAGACCCCAGATGCAGATGAACTGAGGGACTGGATGATTCTGGGACAG AGAAAACTTAAGATCGAGGATGAGACAGAGTTTTGCACCGAAGATCTTCTGCACACTCTTCTCAGGTGCAAG ACGGTGTTTGATGACCTGGAGGGcgaggagatgaggagagctCGGACACGCTCCAACCCTTACGAAACGATCAGAGGAGGGATCTTCCTCAACAG AGCAGCTATGAAAATGGCCAACCTCGACTACTGCTTTGACCATATGTTCACCAACCCAAAGGATTCAAAAGGG ACACCTCTAACAAAGGACCGCGAGGGGGAGCTCCTGTACTTCGGTGACGTTTGCGCGGGGCCTGGAGGCTTCTCAGAGTACATCCTGTGGAGGAGACGCTGGCACGCCAAAGGCTTCGGCATGACACTGAAAGGACCTTGTGACTTCAAACTGGAAGATTTCTTTGCTGCGCCGAGCGAGCTGTTTGAGCCCTACTACG GTGAGGGAGGAGTGGACGGAGACGGGGACATCACTCGGCCAGAAAACGTGACGGCCTTTAGAAACTTTGTGTTGGagagcacagagagaagagggctGCACTTCCTCATGGCAGACGGG GGATTCTCTGTGGAAGGTCAGGAAAACATTCAGGAGATCCTgagcaaacagctgctgctctgtcagtcCCTCACTGCCCTCTCTACACTCAGGACAG GTGGCCACTTTGTTTGTAAGACCTTTGACCTATTCACTCCCTTCAGCGTGGGTCTGGTCTACCTGATGTACCTCTGCTTCGACAGGATCTCTCTCTTCAAACCTATCACCAGCAGACCTGCCAACTCCGAgag GTACATCGTGTGTCGTGGTCTGAAGCCCGGCTCAGACGCCGTCAGGGAATACATGTTCAGAGTCAACCTGAAACTGAACCAGCTGAGGAACTCGGATAGAGATGTAACAGATTTGGTTCCGCTGAGCATCATCAAGGAAGACACGGATTTCTATCAGTTTATGGTCAACTCCAATGAGAA GCTCTGTGTAGTCCAGATCAAGGCCTTGGCAAAAATCCACGCTTTCGTTGTAGACTC GGATCTTTCAGAGACAAGGCAGGCCGACATCAGGAAAGAGTGTCTGAAGCTGTGGGGG gTACCAGACAAGGCCAGGGTCACTCCTGCTCCCTCAGACCCAAAGTCAAAATTCTATGAACTGATCAAG aatttaaatgtggagtCGTTCCAGTGCAAGCTCACTCCTCTCAACTCCACCACCCTCGATAAAATGCGTCATATACTGGACCACAAGTGCATTGTGGGAGGTGGAGAGCAGATCTTTCTTCTCGCACTCGGG AAGTCTCAGATTTACACGTGGGACGGGAAGATGCCTGTTCGCTGGAGGAAACTGGAAAACTTTAAGCTTGAGCTGCCAAGAGATTCTCTTCTGAGCGTAGAGATCGTCCAAGAGCTGAAGGGCGAG GGAAAAGCTCAGCGGAGAATCAACGCAGTTCATGTAATGGATGCACTAATACTCAACGGCACTGACGTAAGAGACCAGCACTTCAACCAAAG AATCCGGATGGCTGAGAAGTTTGTGAAGGCGGTGGCCAAACCAAGCCGACCAGACATGAACCctatcag AGTGAAGGAAGTGTACAGGTtggaggaaatggagaaaatcTTTGTCAG ACTAGAAATGAAAGTCACAAAGAGTTCAGGAGGAATCCCTCGTCTGTCCTACACCGGCAGAGACGACCGGCACTTCCTTCCCACTGGCCTCTACATCATCAAGACTATCAGTG AGCCCTGGACCATCGCGTACAGTAAGAATTCCAAGATGAAGTTCTTCTATAATAAGATAACCAAGGAGTCCACCTATGTAATGCCACCAAACTGTGCTGCTCCCTTCCA TGTCTGCCACTCTGAGCGTCTCTTCTGGGCCTGGGTGGACGGCGTCATCGTTCATGACTCTCAGACCCGTGTGGATCCTGAGAAACTGTCCAAAAACAATGTCTTGTCCTTCATCCACCAGAACTACCATCCCTGA
- the LOC109635948 gene encoding testis development-related protein, giving the protein MFKKSKSKVLVDYASEEDDMSWHYHHSYKDKDIEGEEEEEEAVIGLPKEDKVKKIMSKKERREKKMFSSKDDEHFLLTGVKLADRRGSHKKIKDDEKDKEKKDKPEKGHCFWESVTMTMRQISPTKKLEKMEGWEPPQLEDLNETETDDAPEDKTLEGYSPSPLPESPGLPLDLASWGGQGLEEDSSRYANLSDSKDSTAAVTWTARAKVKLAGISRMSRGIVSDIAWEGFK; this is encoded by the exons ATGTTCAAGAAAAGCAAGAGTAAAGTGCTGGTGGATTATGCGTCAGAAGAAGACGACATGTCCTGGCACTATCATCACTCCTACAAG gaCAAAGATatagaaggagaggaagaagaggaggaagctgtCATTGGTCTACCCAAG GAGGACAAGGTGAAGAAGATCATGTccaagaaggagaggagggagaagaagatgTTCTCCTCTAAAGACGACGAGCACTTCTTGTTGACGGGAGTGAAACTGGCTGACCGCAGAGG gTCTCACAAGAAAATCAAAGACGATGAAAAggataaagaaaagaaggacAAGCCGGAGAAGGGCCACTGTTTCTGGGAGAGTGTTACCATGACGATGAGGCAGATCTCGCCCACCAAGAAGCTGGAGAAGATGGAGGGCTGGGAGCCGCCTCAGCTGGAGGACTTAAACGAGACTGAGACAGATGATGCCCCGGAGGACAAGACCTTGGAAGGGTACTCACCGTCCCCTCTACCCGAGTCTCCAGGCCTTCCGTTGGACTTGGCCTCCTGGGGGGGGCAGGGCCTGGAAGAGGACTCTTCCCGCTACGCTAACCTGTCGGACTCCAAGGATTCAACAGCGGCTGTCACGTGGACGGCCCGCGCCAAAGTCAAGCTGGCCGGCATCAGCAGGATGAGCAGAGGGATTGTGTCGGACATTGCGTGGGAGGGGTTTAAATAG